The genomic segment CAAGGCTGACATCTTTCCACGTCCCAGTGGCCAAGCCTGAGCCCATCCTAGAAATTAGCATAATTTCCCTGCAGCAACCCGGTGTTTGCTCCAACAAGTCTCAACTTGTCTGCTTCACTGACAGTGGATGAATGAGGTTACAGCCACCTTTTAAACATCGCATTTACAAATTCAAACAGAACATTTGATAGAGAGAGATAAacgaagagacagagagacaaggagaCCAGACAGACACACCCCAAGCTTTCTTACCAAAAAGGGAGCTGCTGTAGAAATCCCAGGGTAAACTGGAATCCTGTTCATTGCGGCCTTCCAGGTCTGTGAAATattctggaaaagaaaaaaacaaaaaaacagtgtcttGTATTATATTTTGACCCATGTCGATACTAACCCacctgcattatttatttatgacaaTATGTGGACAAGGCATGGCATTAATGCTTGTCCCCTTGTGAGAGCCAGGCAAAATTTACGATGGGATAAGTGGAAAGGCTTTTGCAGTTgtcagggttaaaaaaaaaaaaaagattaaaaaagtcAAGTTTCAGCTTAACTTTGTTATAgggtctgtctgtgtcctccCAATTTAAAGAGAAAACCAGGCATCCAAGTAATATGTGAAAAGCTGTATCAGGTCCTGAGCTTTCATCTCTCTGTTCACCTGAGAAGCAGACTGCAcaaaacatctacagtatatcgCAGCCAATTCGGTTGTGAGAGAAAGTCGGCTGTTGACTGATGTTCCCTCATTGTTCTCTTGCCATTTGCTGGTGAAAGGTCCTCAATATTGTTCAACAGCATCAAACATGGCCATCAACAATGGTGTGAACATAAGTTACCAAGCAAAGAAGCAATGTATGTGACAAGTTGGCTTAAAGTTTTCCCTTGGGTGACAAAGCAAGAGGGAGACATCTGTGTCAGACGTTTCCCAGCAGGGAAGATGTGTAGATGATCATTTGATGATATCATCAGACTCCTTAGACGATCTTACAACACTAAATTGatgattttctttgatttaaaggtttacagtatgttaattaTTGACATGGGTGGTATCCTGACAACTAGTGATGGGTTCGGGTAAGCTTACTGGAAGATATCACAGGTTTGGGCCAGTCGggtcaaaaagtgaaaaagcagTGTTCCGACTAAGTTATAAATAACTTAAAGAACCACTGCGTGCAATAGGCTAGACTGTGATTACTAGTCCAccttctctttcactctctctgtcactctctcaaacacacacatgtagtgTGATCAATCAAATTCTCAATAGTTATTAATGAATCAATGTTTAATCAATAGCATATGTACTTGTAAACTTTTACCTCCCAACAGTTACCTAAAAATGCACTGTTAGCTTTGGACAACCAAATTCAGCTATAAGACGACAAAACAGTCTGAGTCTGACCGCAAGTGTCTCAAATATTCAATTTTGTCCTCTGTGGATAAAAGATTTTGCATGATATATTCTGCAGGCATCCTGTATTGTTTCTTGCTCACAGTGCCAAATGTGATGTAGTGGGAGTGGGCACAGAGTTCATTAATGTGTTGACACATTGCTGGAATGGCGACTGTCAAGTTGGCAAAtacatgttttgttatttattttcatgtctcaTTTCAAATGGGTTTACTATGATTGTTGATGTGGAAATTTGAGTTTAACCTGTGGAAATAGCTCCCtaacaatttagaaaaatgtttctatttatCCAAAACTAGTTCTACTGAAAATCCTACCTGTGAGGAAGGTCTTCATGCTCAGGCTATGTGCCAGTTTGACCGGCGTGTGTCCAGAGTAGGTGGCCAGAGTTGGGTCTGCACCATGGTTCAGAAGCAGCCAGACTATTGGTAGGTTATCACTCGCTACTGCATCATGAAGAGGCCTTaggacagaaaaagcaaaacagaactGCCTTTCAAGTATTGTACAACTTTAGATGACACCGGAATCTGTTTGCAAACTTGTTGTATATGGAGTAGCAGATGCGTGAATGTACTACAGTAAAACGAAAGTAAGACTAACTTTCAAATACTTTGCTGTGATTAATTTCAAGTTGTGTGATTGTTAATGTGTTACGAGGCTAAAACCTGCGACTGGAAAATTAAATATCCTCAGACATGAAACAGGAAGTACTaccacctttaaaaaaacaaaaaaacaaaacaaaaacacactaacCAAGACACGTGACCAGAATATAATCTTCATTTAATATAACACTGCCTGTCAGTGAGTATGGTAATATGTTCATTATTGCTACCAACACTTGTTGAGAATGTAGCTTTTCAAGAGAGTGAATGTAATAGTAATCCCCAAGATGATGACCTTGCTAatttgatttttccttttttttgtgatttttgatttttattgaaatttttttaaccatatatGTTactccatgtaaaaaaaatatttataaacataTACGATAAATATGTCCTCTATTTGAATATGACCATATTCCTATGGTCATATGAGGAAGGTCTTCCTGCGATCCTCCTCACATGATGTGACTAACGGCttgaaaaagctagtaagtggacctttaaACTTAGATTATTCTGTTATACATGCTGTTTGGAAATAATCCATAACAGTACTtacataataatatttttaaaaaatagttttttataAATTCAGCTTTGTACAACCACGACTCTAAATCATGCACCATGAAGCCTTACCGTGTTCCATCCTGAGCACTACAGTTGACATCTGCACCGTGTTTCAGCAGCATCTGGACAATCTGAGTCCAGCCCCGAGAGGACGCCTCATGGAGAGCAGTGTAACCGGCATTATCACGGCGATTGACCTCCCTGATGTCCTTCTCAAGACAGTACTGAACTACATCCTGCAGAACAGAGGTAGCACAGACAGACTCACATTAACATGTCTCAAAGAGGAAAGGCTGTTTACTGGAGTTAAGTTCATGTCTGCAAAACTGCACAAGTAAACAAGTGGGATTTTACCTGATAGCCCAAGCGGGCAGCACGTTGCAGCAGGGTCTCCCCAGCATTTTTATTGACAATCAGCCGACGAACCTCTGGAGGAACAGGTCTTTTGGGTGGAGACTCTGAACCACTGCTTCTTCCTGACGAGCCTCTCTTATTGCATGGAGATGAGGGCAAACTTTTTGGAGTGGGTGGGGGGCTATTTGTTCTTTTTACATCAGCACCATCATCATCCGGGGCAAGTGAGGCACCTCGCTTGCCCAAGCTGCTGCGTTTGGTCTTAATCTAAAATACAGATTTATTGGTCAGAACTCTGCGTGAAATGCAAGCTCTTGTAATTCAACGCCAAGTTATGGCGATATGCTCCACTTATCAAAGAACTGTGCTGTATAAAAGAAGCAACCATCATAAATGTGACGAACGTTACCTAGCCACAGGGGGGCACTGTAAGCTAATATATTTGTGGTACATCGTGTCTCGCTTCTATCAACCCTGTATGACTTCTCATGAACTGTAATCCAACATGCAGCACCACACCAGCAAGTGACTTACCTTCTGCTCATCACTGTCACATAAGTGCTTGCTTTTGAACTTTCTCTTCCCTGAAGGCTTATCATTGCACTCTGGAGATACCGCGCTCTCCTGGTAGCGCACCGATCCTGAGCGAGTGAATAGGGGTTTCCGTGGAGGAGGCTCTGGACTGGAGGCAGTGGGACTCGGACACTGACCTGCCTGTGGATCTGTGTTGACAAATTGGATATGAGGTTGTGCCGAGTGGTACCAAAACGATtaatacacgcacgcacacacaaaaaaaatcaacatcaccCATCTTATCTATGGTGTCCTGATGCCACTATGGAGCAgcttcatcctctctctcatctgccAAGCCCATCATTGAGCGTGGAATATTTTaggttctgtttttttgccaaCTTCAGACAGACTGGTACTTTCCTGCACCAATCATCCTTGGCTTAGCCATCTTTTCTCCTGAAACAGGGTAACTGCTGTGGCTGTGCCACATTTCTGCAAATTCTCTACATTTACACTTTATGATATGTGTCATATCCACATCAACGGGTACGTTATGTGGACTTATTATAAGCTGCAAATTGCACTTGTCTTTATAATCTTTATTGTTTGTTCGAGGTTACATTTATCTAACATTTTGTATATGTCATTCATCATATACTTGATATACTGTAGTTGTTTTATAATTTCAAAAGGTCTCATAATATTCCATTAATCCTTTTCCAATGTACTTTTAATGAAGATGTACATCCTCATAAAATTTACTTCCCGACTATTTAATTACAGAGGCCCCCAGCTAAGCTTTCTTTTGATCAGTTCTGAATCGTAAGTCCATTACTGACTGACAGTctaaagatacattttttataaacacACTCAGGGCCCACAGATACCTAATCTAAACACCTTTATCCGCATGTGTTGTTCAGGGACTAATAGAAATAATATATTTAGGTAAAATATCTAGGATAAAGAcataaagattttaaattgtgttttcatatatttattcCATGTTATACTAAGGCATTCAGGCAAGTCTGGTTACTATACACCCACAAAAAAACTGGGAGGATTTGAGCTTTTTAACTTTGTCAGTGTGATATCTTTGTGGTAAATTGGTCATTGTGTTATTTCTAGTCCAAAAGActcaaaaatcaaagataagTGGCTTAATCATGAAATGATGTCACTGCTGTTCTGGACGGACATTTCtgaagagaaagtgaaggaAATGTTATTCCAGGGCCTGaacagggctgcaactattgTCAGTACAGATTCATtcatcagatatttttttaaaagaatgaaaaatcaCTCAGTCTAGGGAATGTAAGAAATGATGgcaaatgcccatcacaagcCAGCAGAGACAAATGTTTTGTCACTTAGTCTGGTCAGCAGCCAAATAAGGATTAATGTATGACTGTATTGAAACAGAACAACTCAGGCTTATTTGTGAAGCAGTTACCAATTAATGTTTGGGTTGTTTAAAggactaaaacaattatttgatcattaaaagctgctgtaattttcattattaactaatctgctttttattttgtgatgaatcaattaattatttggtttctaaagaaaatagtttaaaatatcATCACCATTTCTCAGAGTCCAAGtcgacatcttcaaatgtctatTTTTGTCTGATATTCAGTTCAGagttatataaaataaagacaatcagcaaatcctcacattggaaaAACTGGAATAAGGGAAAGTTTTTTCTTACCAGATTActtaaacaatttattttcttacagtTAACTAAATCGAATAATCGACTAATcaaaattttctgtcaatcagatGTTCAatcaacttttcatttctttaactTTAATGATTGTCATCAGTAAGTAACAGCTGCACCTTTGATTTAAACTTGGGATGGAAACAGTTAATTCAAACTTTACTGATCTTTGGAGAGAAACTGTGTACCTGCTGGAATTCCACTGTCCTGTCTCAAGGAGTCAGACTCTTCAAGGTGCTCCCCATCTTCAAGCTTGTCTTTCTCAGTGATGTAGTCCCCAGACTGATACTTTTTGCTACGACATCGCCGGCGTTTCTTATGAGCAGGCGTGTCACCCTCTGCACCAGTTGTCTTACCCTTGCCCTGATGCACTCGCTCTGGCAGGGGGTTTGATCGAGGCCTCCCTCTTGGACGGCGGGCAGGTTGGGTGGGAGTGAGAGGGGGTGACGGGGAGGTTGGGGGAGGAGGCAttggtgggggtggaggggaaGGTGTTGCAAAGCCCCAGAGGTCGAGTCGAGCCTCATCAGCTcgccttcttcctctcctcagtcTTGGGAAGGAGCTCTCTGTAGCGTCAGTCTCCTTACTTGATATAGCAGAGCTATTGAGAGAGACTGGAGTCTCCAAACTCTGAGGACTGCTGCCGCTATCTGTAACTGATTAAATCACAGTCGATTGTTACACTCACACCAGCTTCTATGCATAGAAGTATGACTGAGACATCAAAAACCCCACTACCAAGGGTGACTGCAGGCTATTTATCTCCAGAACTCTGAGATGTTAGAGTAATCTAATGGTAAGCTCGACAGAAGGCTACATGTTTTACATAACTGAAGGCATCATTAAATTTGTGATAGATATCAGAAATTTTTGTATGCTGTAAGAACTTTTAAGGGCATTAAATGTCACAGgattataaaaaacaaagacgATACCTTGTTTGTTGAGGGTTGGTCGCTCAATCTTGTTGGGACTGATCTTGTCCCTTGGAATCGGCTCTTTACTCTGTGGGGAAAGTTTTCCTGGTGAAAGACTCTGTTCCAACACAGGTGCACATTGTTTCTTCTGCTGAAATACACAGAGGGCTGAATGAGCATGCTGTATTGGATGCTACTGATCAAACGAGCTTTCACGAGATGGACAGCATCTGACAGACTCAAAAATATACCCTTGGGAGTTAAATCATCAGTCATAGATTAAAATTATGAAAGGGAGCTCTGTATGGCCAATTCAGTAGCAAAATTCTTAAAAGGTGATTGCTACCTTAAATACCTCCCTATAATTCAACCAAGCAAGGAGGAAGGGAGATCAAGAGAAATGAACATAGATAGATATTTTAGACATTAAAGGGACTTAAAACCATACACATAGATAATTTACCTTCTTTAGGCAGGACACTTTGGTTGGAGTGTTTTCTGCatcttgctttttctttccaacAGCCTTCTTCAACAGGTCTGTAGGTGATTTCTCTTTCGCTGACTTCTTAGgactgattttcttttgtttgatgGCAGCAGCTTTTGCTTTGGTTGGCGACTCCTCTTTGGTTCCATTCGTTTTCTTCTCAAACTTGTCGCCTACCCCCGCACACTGACCTGTAAGAATAGACGCAACCATGCCCTCCAATTTTTCACTGGGAGGACTGTCTGATGCCCCGCTTTCTTTCCTCAATACCCCCCCCTCTAACACCTGGGCTAGTTTGCTCTCCATCCTGTTCTCATTTGTTGATGCATTGCTCCCAAAGGGAAGAGACTGGCCAGTAGGCTTTGAAGAGCCTTGCTTTGCTTGTAGTTCCATGTGTTCTCCCTGACTGGTGTGTAACCCAGCATTATTCTCCAAAGGCTCAGTGGCGTTCGCCTTCTCATGTCTCTTCATAGTTTGAGTTGAATCCCCTTGAGATGGCACACCAGGCCATTTTTCCATAGACCAGTATGCTGGGTATTCAAAAGCAGAAGTATGTTTAGAATGGGTGTCCTGGCTCCCAGTGAGTGGGTTCAGAACATCAGCTTTTCTAGATGCTACAGGTGAAGCTTGAGTATTACCCTCAGCTGTCAGTGCTGTTGTTTCGAGAGCTTGCTGCTTTACAATGGATGCAAGGTTAGACAGGGGAGACTTCATTCTCTCCCACTTATCATCTTCAGGTTTGGACGGGCTTTGATGAGCACTCTGAAACTTGGATCCTTCTGTAACTGTGGTGCCCTTGGTCTTTGGGGATCCGTGATTGATTTTTCTCTGAACAGATGAAGCTTGGTTAGGAAGGTTAGACGGCGGTTGCCAAGCTGGATTAACAGCAGTGGTAGAGTATGGCACCGCTGTTTTGCCAGATCCAGATTTCTGATGAATCTGAGCATTGGCAGAACTTGACAGGGCAGTTGTTAGGGCTCCTTTAGAGGGACAGTTCTTAGTTATGGCTGTGCCGGCGTTTTTAACATGCTTGACACTGTGAGCATTTTGGTTGCCCTTCATCAGACAGGATGGCTTCTTTCCTCCTGAGGCCAGATGTTCCCCTTGGTCAATTATAGATATAAACTCCTGCTTTGCAAAATTCTGAAATTCATCTGCAAAAGTCCCTTTTCCATCTTTGCCCCGCAGGGTAGAAGCCAGTATGGGGCTAGCCACACCTACATAAGTTCCAGGGATGTTTTTTATGGAGTCTTGTGAAGATCCCTTACCCCAGTTTGGTTTAGGCTCTGGGGTCTGGTGATTCTGAGGcctatttatttgcttttgatGAGATCCATTTCTATGGGTATTGGGTAAGACAGGGTATTGCACAGTGGAGCTATACGTTGTAGAATGAGTCCTCTTTGAGTTCAGAAAATCTCTCTGATTTGACTCATTGTTATGAGGCTCCATCACAGAAACTGGAGGGTCATTAATGCATTTTGGACGTTTTGATTTAGCGGACAAATCAAGAGGTACATCTCTTGGTTCAACTGAGCAAGCTGTGTGGTCCTCTGAAGCAGAGGGAGGTGTTGTTTTAAAAGAGCCCATGGTTGCCTTGTCTATGGTGCTGCCTTTCTCCATGTGGTTCAGCAGTCTGCTCTGAGAGGTGATGCTGGCCAGTGCAGAGCCACAGCAAATGGCAGCAGTGGGAGATAACGTGTAGCGGGTGGGTGCTGCAGAAGTTAATGATGGGTGCTGCAACGGTAGGGCAACAGCTGGTGAGGCTACCACTGAGGCTAAAGATTTATGCTCTCCTACAGATTTGGCATTCTTATTCGATGAATGGTTGGATTTAAGTTTTGAGGCTGATGTGCCTGCTTTCTTCTCTGAAGCTGGAGTCCGGCCCACAGAGAACTGATAGGGATAGGTCCGCATGAGAGGTGTCCCTCCGACACCTGAACTTTGAGGCTGAATTTCTTTCTGAAATTGACTGGCTGTGGCTTCTCTCAACGCTGCGATCTGACCCAATGCTGGTGGAAGAGTGATTTTAcaaagtggagaggaaaaattaGTGGAGGGAAGGAAGGCAACAGGCTGGGCTGGTTTAAACATGGTGGAGCACTGAAACCCCGCTGGAACACTTTGCACCGATTGTGTTTGCGAGTGAGATTTCTTACTGGATGTCACATTGCTGTGACAGGGGTTGAGCGAGTCCTCCCGGCTGACTTTTACGCCACTTGACCACTGAGGAGCGGGGAAGACACCATCAGCCTTGACTTTAGGGGCCTCTGCCCTTTTGTCTGCTCTCTTCTCTGGGCTGGTGAGGGCTGAGCCTGCCATCGGTGCATTGTTGGGCTGTTGAGGTGGCGAAAGCTCAGGGCTGTGGTTGTGATTGCTAGTGTCCAGGCAGGCTTTTGCTGTCTTACAGTCTGTTGTTGGagtggttttgttttgctgactgAGGGTAACATCTCCTCTAAACTCAGGGGGTAGCGTCTGGGGGGGATTTCCCACCATACTAGTAGACGCTTTATTTGGAGCACTGATCTCTCTGCTCACCGTGCCTCCATCCCCTACATTCATTAGTGTAGGATCCACCTGAGTGATAAGAGAAGTTCATGAAGCCAATGTTAATTAGATAAGAGGAAAGAATGCAGTAAactaattgtaataataataataataataataataaaaaatacctgCATAGGTGTTTCTTTAACACAACATGCCTCAGGGGGTATCTGAGTCAGTCAGGTGAGAGTTTTCTTTGAAATACAGTGATATgctgtaaaaaacacaagaaaaagaacacTTAATGTGATCACTGTTAGTGCTTTTGTTTCAATTACAGAAAATACCTTAATTTAATCCTTCGTAAGGGAATAAAACCTACTCTATGCAACAGTAATTGATTCAGAGTAACAACCAACATTGAGCAATTGAAAACTTCCTTTCTTTGAGACGGGCGGGGAGATGTTACAATTTCCTCGGAGCAGGGAGACAATTCAGGTTAGCAGAGAGAAGTGTGGTAGACTGAGGAACATATTTGTTCGGTTGTTCCcgttggttttatttgtctgcaCGCAGAGAATACTACCAATTTGTAAGTGCTCATTGATCCAGAGTGTGAATAGTCTTTACTAAAAATTGGATATTCAGTGAGTGAAACGAGACCTTATGCATCAGTTACAACATGGAGGGATTATGAGCCAATGAGCTCCTGgtagagaaaatgtaaaatgccaCCATAGCTAAAAACCTGATCACTCCCTTTGCATTGTCCACAACTGTTCTGCATGGTTTCTCTGTGGCATTTTGCAGGTTAACCTTAACTTTTAACTCCTGTTATTGgttgaaactatttttttcacactggAGATGAAGAGAGTCTAAAAACTCTTCCTGCCACAACAGATCCACACTTGCAATCCTCTTTGCAGAAATCATACAAAATACTATAGCATGACATACAAGATACTataggaaaacattaaaaacaatctgTGATGCTGGTTCTCTTTCTTCAAGTAGGTATAATCTGCTGTCACACATACTTAAATATaccctccagacatgttttaagacatataaaaatacactgctttgaataataatttgagtCTGATATTACCAAAAAGTTCCATTAACCAGCTAAGAATTCTTAAAATAACATATGCTCCCTGTCCCCAGAATCtataaatgtgcaaatattgttcattttaaaggttTAACTGTTGGACTGGACACAAGATGcctcctacttcactgaaaagtccattctcagtgtatgCGAACAGGAGGTTTCATGTTTCCtcatcacacttgtgtaagttgcataTGGGACCATGGTTGGCTCCAAACTAGTCCTGATGTCACAAATCATGCTGGTGCGTACATGTTGTAAACTCAGACTTAAGGtgaacacagagaaactttcccccttcagcagattactgtgaaaacagccttctagtgtcGAACTCTGCACATaaatcattctgcacagtgaaggtcaaacattCAAGTCAAggaacaataagcaaaacacatttttgaatggAGGGGGACTTTAAATAGCTTCACGAACTTTAATTTAGGTTTACTGTGGCCAAAGTATGCCCTTTGCAGCTGTATtaggaaaaaatgaacaaaaatataatgaattaaCACTAGATGAGACTCTGTATCAGCATATTCACAATATTTAAGGGTCAGgataaaaacacataatttgGACATCCGTAGTTTTGACTGAGTCCTGTGATTTTCCAATAAAAAATGCTCACAACAGCCACTTCAAAAGGAGGCTCTTGCTTAGGGGGGGCACGACCCCTTGGGCCCCTACGCCTGTTCTGATGGAcccat from the Xiphias gladius isolate SHS-SW01 ecotype Sanya breed wild chromosome 23, ASM1685928v1, whole genome shotgun sequence genome contains:
- the bcorl1 gene encoding BCL-6 corepressor-like protein 1 isoform X3, producing MQVDPTLMNVGDGGTVSREISAPNKASTSMVGNPPQTLPPEFRGDVTLSQQNKTTPTTDCKTAKACLDTSNHNHSPELSPPQQPNNAPMAGSALTSPEKRADKRAEAPKVKADGVFPAPQWSSGVKVSREDSLNPCHSNVTSSKKSHSQTQSVQSVPAGFQCSTMFKPAQPVAFLPSTNFSSPLCKITLPPALGQIAALREATASQFQKEIQPQSSGVGGTPLMRTYPYQFSVGRTPASEKKAGTSASKLKSNHSSNKNAKSVGEHKSLASVVASPAVALPLQHPSLTSAAPTRYTLSPTAAICCGSALASITSQSRLLNHMEKGSTIDKATMGSFKTTPPSASEDHTACSVEPRDVPLDLSAKSKRPKCINDPPVSVMEPHNNESNQRDFLNSKRTHSTTYSSTVQYPVLPNTHRNGSHQKQINRPQNHQTPEPKPNWGKGSSQDSIKNIPGTYVGVASPILASTLRGKDGKGTFADEFQNFAKQEFISIIDQGEHLASGGKKPSCLMKGNQNAHSVKHVKNAGTAITKNCPSKGALTTALSSSANAQIHQKSGSGKTAVPYSTTAVNPAWQPPSNLPNQASSVQRKINHGSPKTKGTTVTEGSKFQSAHQSPSKPEDDKWERMKSPLSNLASIVKQQALETTALTAEGNTQASPVASRKADVLNPLTGSQDTHSKHTSAFEYPAYWSMEKWPGVPSQGDSTQTMKRHEKANATEPLENNAGLHTSQGEHMELQAKQGSSKPTGQSLPFGSNASTNENRMESKLAQVLEGGVLRKESGASDSPPSEKLEGMVASILTGQCAGVGDKFEKKTNGTKEESPTKAKAAAIKQKKISPKKSAKEKSPTDLLKKAVGKKKQDAENTPTKVSCLKKSKEPIPRDKISPNKIERPTLNKQVTDSGSSPQSLETPVSLNSSAISSKETDATESSFPRLRRGRRRADEARLDLWGFATPSPPPPPMPPPPTSPSPPLTPTQPARRPRGRPRSNPLPERVHQGKGKTTGAEGDTPAHKKRRRCRSKKYQSGDYITEKDKLEDGEHLEESDSLRQDSGIPADPQAGQCPSPTASSPEPPPRKPLFTRSGSVRYQESAVSPECNDKPSGKRKFKSKHLCDSDEQKIKTKRSSLGKRGASLAPDDDGADVKRTNSPPPTPKSLPSSPCNKRGSSGRSSGSESPPKRPVPPEVRRLIVNKNAGETLLQRAARLGYQDVVQYCLEKDIREVNRRDNAGYTALHEASSRGWTQIVQMLLKHGADVNCSAQDGTRPLHDAVASDNLPIVWLLLNHGADPTLATYSGHTPVKLAHSLSMKTFLTEYFTDLEGRNEQDSSLPWDFYSSSLFETDQEPCWDFLLSEQNQELEENTTGKTEQDLDRDCLLFEFSSEPLLPCFHVQVSLTQGFCNWFLLTDVLKRLKMSARIFRARYPHLEVVSLSHTELWRQVSVSQVSSALASPYRGKNKEGENKEEDEEGLVDLVRCVPELQRLLGSSIHILQEDEEEEEEGEEEEEETLTNKGKPRSR
- the bcorl1 gene encoding BCL-6 corepressor-like protein 1 isoform X4, whose translation is MQVDPTLMNVGDGGTVSREISAPNKASTSMVGNPPQTLPPEFRGDVTLSQQNKTTPTTDCKTAKACLDTSNHNHSPELSPPQQPNNAPMAGSALTSPEKRADKRAEAPKVKADGVFPAPQWSSGVKVSREDSLNPCHSNVTSTLGQIAALREATASQFQKEIQPQSSGVGGTPLMRTYPYQFSVGRTPASEKKAGTSASKLKSNHSSNKNAKSVGEHKSLASVVASPAVALPLQHPSLTSAAPTRYTLSPTAAICCGSALASITSQSRLLNHMEKGSTIDKATMGSFKTTPPSASEDHTACSVEPRDVPLDLSAKSKRPKCINDPPVSVMEPHNNESNQRDFLNSKRTHSTTYSSTVQYPVLPNTHRNGSHQKQINRPQNHQTPEPKPNWGKGSSQDSIKNIPGTYVGVASPILASTLRGKDGKGTFADEFQNFAKQEFISIIDQGEHLASGGKKPSCLMKGNQNAHSVKHVKNAGTAITKNCPSKGALTTALSSSANAQIHQKSGSGKTAVPYSTTAVNPAWQPPSNLPNQASSVQRKINHGSPKTKGTTVTEGSKFQSAHQSPSKPEDDKWERMKSPLSNLASIVKQQALETTALTAEGNTQASPVASRKADVLNPLTGSQDTHSKHTSAFEYPAYWSMEKWPGVPSQGDSTQTMKRHEKANATEPLENNAGLHTSQGEHMELQAKQGSSKPTGQSLPFGSNASTNENRMESKLAQVLEGGVLRKESGASDSPPSEKLEGMVASILTGQCAGVGDKFEKKTNGTKEESPTKAKAAAIKQKKISPKKSAKEKSPTDLLKKAVGKKKQDAENTPTKVSCLKKQKKQCAPVLEQSLSPGKLSPQSKEPIPRDKISPNKIERPTLNKQVTDSGSSPQSLETPVSLNSSAISSKETDATESSFPRLRRGRRRADEARLDLWGFATPSPPPPPMPPPPTSPSPPLTPTQPARRPRGRPRSNPLPERVHQGKGKTTGAEGDTPAHKKRRRCRSKKYQSGDYITEKDKLEDGEHLEESDSLRQDSGIPADPQAGQCPSPTASSPEPPPRKPLFTRSGSVRYQESAVSPECNDKPSGKRKFKSKHLCDSDEQKIKTKRSSLGKRGASLAPDDDGADVKRTNSPPPTPKSLPSSPCNKRGSSGRSSGSESPPKRPVPPEVRRLIVNKNAGETLLQRAARLGYQDVVQYCLEKDIREVNRRDNAGYTALHEASSRGWTQIVQMLLKHGADVNCSAQDGTRPLHDAVASDNLPIVWLLLNHGADPTLATYSGHTPVKLAHSLSMKTFLTEYFTDLEGRNEQDSSLPWDFYSSSLFETDQEPCWDFLLSEQNQELEENTTGKTEQDLDRDCLLFEFSSEPLLPCFHVQVSLTQGFCNWFLLTDVLKRLKMSARIFRARYPHLEVVSLSHTELWRQVSVSQVSSALASPYRGKNKEGENKEEDEEGLVDLVRCVPELQRLLGSSIHILQEDEEEEEEGEEEEEETLTNKGKPRSR